The Desmodus rotundus isolate HL8 chromosome 3, HLdesRot8A.1, whole genome shotgun sequence genome includes a region encoding these proteins:
- the SHISAL2A gene encoding protein shisa-like-2A isoform X1: MSGACTSYVSAELEVVGGFSCPRPGGEAAEVFCCGFRDHKYCCDDPHSFFPYEHSYMWWLSIGALVGLSIAAAVLLAFIVTACVLCYLFLSSKPHAKSDLGLSLQTTACCFPDPEEVPPDQQDGNSGKSVEVPGVNPLQQSYPFLKPQLDWKEEQAVDPRCLLQHCFMATVTTSDIPGIPEEAPVPNLISYGPAP; encoded by the exons ATGAGCGGCGCCTGCACGAGCTACGTGAGCGCTGAGCTGGAGGTGGTGGGCGGCTTCAGCTGCCCGCGCCCAGGGGGCGAGGCGGCCGAGGTCTTCTGCTGCGGCTTCCGAGACCACAAGTACTGCTGCGACGACCCGCACAGCTTCTTCCCCTACGAGCACAGCTACATGTGGTGGCTCAG TATTGGTGCTCTTGTGGGCCTGTCCATAGCGGCGGCGGTCCTCCTGGCCTTCATTGTCACCGCCTGTGTGCTTTGTTACCTGTTCCTCAGCTCAAAGCCTCACGCAAAGTCGGACCTAGGTTTAAGCTTACAGACTACAG CTTGCTGTTTTCCAGATCCTGAGGAGGTGCCCCCTGACCAACAAGATGGGAATTCAGGCAAGTCGGTGGAGGTGCCAGGAGTGAATCCTCTACAGCAAAGTTACCCCTTCCTGAAACCACAGCTGGACTGGAAGGAGGAGCAGGCTGTGGACCCCAGATGCCTCCTCCAGCACTGCTTCATGGCCACAGTGACCACCAGTGACATTCCAGGCATCCCTGAAGAGGCCCCTGTCCCCAATCTAATCTCATATGGACCAGCCCCATAG
- the SHISAL2A gene encoding protein shisa-like-2A isoform X2, translating to MSGACTSYVSAELEVVGGFSCPRPGGEAAEVFCCGFRDHKYCCDDPHSFFPYEHSYMWWLSIGALVGLSIAAAVLLAFIVTACVLCYLFLSSKPHAKSDLGLSLQTTDPEEVPPDQQDGNSGKSVEVPGVNPLQQSYPFLKPQLDWKEEQAVDPRCLLQHCFMATVTTSDIPGIPEEAPVPNLISYGPAP from the exons ATGAGCGGCGCCTGCACGAGCTACGTGAGCGCTGAGCTGGAGGTGGTGGGCGGCTTCAGCTGCCCGCGCCCAGGGGGCGAGGCGGCCGAGGTCTTCTGCTGCGGCTTCCGAGACCACAAGTACTGCTGCGACGACCCGCACAGCTTCTTCCCCTACGAGCACAGCTACATGTGGTGGCTCAG TATTGGTGCTCTTGTGGGCCTGTCCATAGCGGCGGCGGTCCTCCTGGCCTTCATTGTCACCGCCTGTGTGCTTTGTTACCTGTTCCTCAGCTCAAAGCCTCACGCAAAGTCGGACCTAGGTTTAAGCTTACAGACTACAG ATCCTGAGGAGGTGCCCCCTGACCAACAAGATGGGAATTCAGGCAAGTCGGTGGAGGTGCCAGGAGTGAATCCTCTACAGCAAAGTTACCCCTTCCTGAAACCACAGCTGGACTGGAAGGAGGAGCAGGCTGTGGACCCCAGATGCCTCCTCCAGCACTGCTTCATGGCCACAGTGACCACCAGTGACATTCCAGGCATCCCTGAAGAGGCCCCTGTCCCCAATCTAATCTCATATGGACCAGCCCCATAG
- the TCEAL7 gene encoding LOW QUALITY PROTEIN: transcription elongation factor A protein-like 7 (The sequence of the model RefSeq protein was modified relative to this genomic sequence to represent the inferred CDS: inserted 3 bases in 2 codons; substituted 1 base at 1 genomic stop codon), with product MSQETITLCKKPCEENEGKPKCSVXQREEEPPYGKFECQQTDGNFRQRLLKSLEEFKEDIDYGHFNXEEMTREGDEMERSLEEIRGLXKKFRALHSNNRHSVLIPFIPGN from the exons ATGTCACAGGAGACAATTACATTATGCAAAAAACCCTGCGAAGAAAATGAAGGGAAGCCCAAGTGCAGTGT ACAAAGAGAGGAAGAACCCCCCTATGGAAAATTTGAATGTCAGCAAACTGATGGGAATTTTAGGCAAAGGCTGCTTAAGTCCCTTGAGGAATTTAAAGAAGACATAGATTATGGGCATTTTA ATGAAGAAATGACAAGAGAGGGAGATGAGATGGAACGGTCTTTGGAAGAGATAAGGGGTCTCTGAAAGAAGTTTAGGGCTCTGCATTCTAACAATAGGCATTCCGTCCTTATCCCATTCATACCTGGCAACTGA